The following are encoded in a window of Penaeus monodon isolate SGIC_2016 chromosome 9, NSTDA_Pmon_1, whole genome shotgun sequence genomic DNA:
- the LOC119577055 gene encoding RNA-binding protein 48-like, with protein MGSPDSVQKLPHHEQMEFCLTRAKYRQGRKLTAVKVYTVNDESKFLILTGIPAIKISNEVESLCLKYGHVEFIQPLPDYPCEAYTEAFLVKYARVKSACFAKAQLDGKSFYGGVLHVFYAPELESLGDTREKLQERRKSIAALTRYGQDPSFVNPSKKRGMFQYGNSARYLSRLKPQPGEKPLQSHNISESSRSGGGFNEQNPLTKSCNDAKDQEVFEDICHSEDSISGSCRQLTHTNNPGSSSSVTSAEQSASHGSSEKRTASDTPFIESNKKKIKLFGDSKVLLYK; from the coding sequence ATGGGGAGTCCGGACTCCGTCCAGAAGCTGCCTCACCACGAACAGATGGAATTTTGCCTCACGAGAGCTAAATATCGACAGGGAAGGAAGCTCACGGCAGTTAAAGTATATACTGTGAATGACGAGTCAAAGTTCCTCATTTTGACGGGAATTCCTGCCATTAAGATCAGCAACGAAGTGGAGAGCTTGTGCTTGAAGTATGGCCATGTTGAGTTCATTCAGCCGCTGCCTGACTACCCCTGCGAGGCCTACACGGAGGCTTTCTTGGTCAAGTACGCCAGGGTTAAGAGTGCTTGCTTTGCCAAGGCTCAGTTAGACGGAAAGTCGTTCTATGGGGGGGTTTTACATGTGTTTTATGCCCCAGAGTTGGAGTCTCTGGGTGACACAAGAGAGAAGTTGCAGGAGAGGCGGAAAAGCATAGCTGCCCTGACAAGGTACGGCCAAGACCCCTCCTTTGTCAACCCTTCCAAGAAGCGTGGCATGTTTCAGTATGGGAATTCGGCCAGATATTTGTCAAGGTTAAAGCCCCAACCAGGAGAGAAGCCTTTGCAGAGCCACAATATCTCTGAATCTTCAAGATCAGGAGGAGGCTTTAATGAACAAAACCCATTGACAAAATCTTGCAATGATGCTAAAGACCAAGAAGTATTTGAGGACATTTGCCATAGTGAAGATTCAATAAGTGGCAGTTGTAGACagttaacacacacaaataacccaGGATCCAGTTCAAGTGTTACCTCAGCAGAACAAAGTGCATCTCATGGTTCCAGTGAAAAGAGAACAGCCAGTGATACTCCCTTCATAGAAAgcaataagaagaaaattaaattatttggTGATAGTAAGGTCCTATTGTATAAATAA